A single Macaca mulatta isolate MMU2019108-1 chromosome 11, T2T-MMU8v2.0, whole genome shotgun sequence DNA region contains:
- the STRAP gene encoding serine-threonine kinase receptor-associated protein, translated as MAMRQTPLTCSGHTRPVVDLAFSGITPYGYFLISACKDGKPMLRQGDTGDWIGTFLGHKGAVWGATLNKDATKAATAAADFTAKVWDAVSGDELMTLAHKHIVKTVDFTQDSNYLLTGGQDKLLRIYDLNKPEAEPKEISGHTSGIKKALWCSEDKQILSADDKTVRLWDHATMTEVKSLNFNMSVSSMEYIPEGEILVITYGRSIAFHSAVSLDPIKSFEAPATINSASLHPEKEFLVAGGEDFKLYKYDYNSGEELESYKGHFGPIHCVRFSPDGELYASGSEDGTLRLWQTVVGKTYGLWKCVLPEEDSGELAKPKIGFPETTEEEIEEIASENSDCIYPSAPDVKA; from the exons ATGGCAATGAGACAGACGCCGCTCACCTGCTCTGGCCACACGCGTCCCGTGGTTGATTTGGCCTTCAGTGGCATCACGCCTTATGGGTATTTCTTAATCAGCGCTTGCAAAG atgGTAAACCTATGCTACGCCAGGGAGATACAGGAGACTGGATTGGAACATTTTTGGGTCATAAAGGTGCTGTTTGGGGTGCAACACTGAATAAGGATGCCACCAAAGCAGCTACAGCAGCTGCAGATTTCACAGC cAAAGTGTGGGATGCTGTCTCAGGAGATGAATTGATGACCCTGGCTCATAAACACATTGTCAAGACTGTGGATTTCACGCAG GATAGTAATTATTTGTTAACCGGGGGACAGGATAAACTGTTACGCATATATGACTTGAACAAACCCGAAGCCG AACCTAAGGAAATTAGTGGTCACACTTCTGGTATAAAAAAAGCTCTGTGGTGCAGTGAGGATAAACAGATTCTTTCTGCTGATGACAAAACTGTTCG acttTGGGATCATGCTACCATGACAGAAGTAAAATCTCTAAATTTTAATATGTCTGTTAGTAGTATGGAATATATTCCTGAGGGAGAGATTTTGGTTATAACTTATGGACGATCTATTGCTTTTCATAGTGCAGTAAG tttggaCCCAATTAAATCCTTTGAAGCTCCTGCAACCATCAATTCTGCATCTCTTCATCCTGAGAAAGAATTTCTTGTTGCAGGTGGTGAAGATTTTAAACTTTATAAGTATGATTATAATAGTGGAGAAGAATTAG AATCCTACAAGGGACACTTCGGTCCTATTCATTGTGTAAGATTTAGTCCTGATGGAGAACTCTATGCCAGTGGTTCAGAAGATGGAACATTGAGACTATGGCAAACTGTGGTAGGAAAGACGTATGGCCTTTGGAAATGTGTGCTTCCTG aAGAAGATAGTGGTGAGCTGGCAAAGCCAAAGATTGGTTTTCCAGAGACAACAGAAGAGGAGATAG aAGAAATTGCTTCAGAGAATTCAGATTGCATCTATCCTTCAGCTCCTGATGTTAAGGCCTGA